The Deltaproteobacteria bacterium region TATGAAAGGATCGAGGGCCCTTCCGTATGCAGGAGAAATTGCCTCAAGGCCGTAGCGCAGCCGCTTTGCCTCTATGCGAAGCTTATGAAAATCTTTCATGCGCTGTTTTTTAAATGCCTCGCTGCCTTTTTCAACAACGCTTTCGAACATGCCTTCCATCATTGAAGGCACGGCATCGGAGATTTTCTTTACGGCAACGGAGGAAGAAGGACGCTTGGGCTCTATCGTATCCGTAAGCGCCCTTAAGCGCCTCTCCATCCTCTTATACCTGGCAGACCCTAATGCATCACTTAGCGCCTTTAGCGGAAAAGAGCGGTACGCCATTAGGCGTTTAACAAGGAACATCTCCTCTTCTCCGGCAAACCGCTTGAGCTTTGCGTAGCGCGGGAGCTTTAGCAAAAATACATCTATATCGCGCACGCGGCCAAGGAGAGCGCCTATCCATTTTAAGTCCCTTGATATGACCTCTGCACGTTTTACGCCAAGCATCGGGCCAAAGAGGCTTAGCGCAGACCTCATGCGTCGCACTGCAACGCGCCCCCTGTGCACGCATTCGACGTCAGTATCTTTTTTTATCCCATCTATTTCAGAGGCGAGCCTATCCATATGAAAGACAAGCACCTTCTTTGCGGCGCTGTCCACGCGGTCAGAGGTCGCGACATTTAACACCGGCGCAAAGGGAACAACCTTTGCCGCCTTCCCGGAGACCTCGCTTTGCGTTTGTCTGGCTTGCCGTATCACCGGTATTCTATCGCCTTGCCGAGTTTTTTTACGAGGAGAGCGTGCTTAAGGACTGCCTTTCCAACCTCTGCGCCGTAGTCGGAACCGGATGCCTTTACGCTTATAACCGCTACCGCGCCGCCAACAGCGCACTTGAAACCCTTTACATTGCCAAGATGGCGGCAGTCGAATGCGTCCGCAACGCGTAGAATTGCGGCAAGCCATTCAACCCGGTTACGGTCCTTCTTGGAAAGCTTTGCGAACTTTTTGTGCCGTTCTTTGTCAGGAAGCGCCTTTGTGTGGTATCTTGCGATAAGCGAGCAGAGTATCCTGTCATCTTCCCGGAGCCCGGGTATATCGAGAGAGCGTATGATAGAGGCCGAGGCCTTGTGGTGGCCTCCAAGCGCTGCGTCTTTATTCGACCAGCCCGTATCATGGAGGATGGCGGCGAGCTCAAGAAGACGCTTTTCCTTCTTGCCAAGCCTGTGAGCGGCCTTTAGCCTGTCGAAAAGATTTAACGCAAGTATCGAGACCTGCGTGCTGTGCGCAGGGTCCGGGTCAAGGTCGTGCTGCGTCTTTACGGCAAATTTCAGCGCCTCGTCCTCTTTGCCTTCCGGCATGAAGCAGCCTCCCCAAGCTAAAGTTTGCGCTTCGCCTTCTTACCGATCTTCTTTACTATCTCCTCGTACGGAGCAGACTTAACGCCGCCCTTACGCGCAATCGCTATGAGCTCTGCCTGGCTCCTTACGGTCTTATCGTCGTCCTTGGGCTTCTTCCTCGTATACGAACCATCACTCTGCATGATACGCGCCTTGACGTTGTCTTTTAGATAGGTCAGCAGTATCTCGTCCATGATGCGCGACTTAAGATCATTATTCAAGATGGGGTAGAGTATCTCCACACGCTTCGAGAAGTTCCTCGGCATCCAGTCTGCGCTGCCAGAATATATCTCCGGGTTGCCGCCGTTATGAAAATAGTAAAGCCTCGAGTGCTCGAGAAAGCGGTCGAGAATGCTTGTAACGCGTATGTTTTCACTTATCCCAGGTATCCCCGGCCTAAGACAGCATATGCCGCGAACTAGAAGGTCGATTCTGACCCCTGCCTTCGAGGCCTCGTAAAGCTTGGTTATGGTCTCTGGGTCGACAAGGGCGTTCATCTTGGCGATTATCCTGCCCTGCTTCTTCGCTTTTGCGGTCTCTATCTCGCGCTCTATCAGGCGGTGCATCGTGTCACGCGTGGTAACCGGAGAGATCGAGAACTTCGAGAACATGGCCGTGACCTTTTCCTTTGTAAACATCTCTCCTCCGGTCCAGGAGTTAAAGCCTGTAAGCACGTTAAAGAGAGCGGAGACGTCGTTGCCGAAATCCTTATCGCAGGTAAAAAGCCCTATATCCGTATAGAGCTTGGCAGTGACGGCGTTATAGTTGCCGGTAGAAACGTGCACGTAGCGTTTTAAGTGCTTACCCTCGCGCCTTACCACAAGGGTCGCCTTACAGTGCGTCTTCCACTTAACGAAACCAAAGACCGCGTTCACTCCGGACTCCTGCATCTGCACGGCCCTGTCTATGTTATGTTCCTCGTCAAACCTTGCCTTAAGTTCAACGACAGCTGTTACGTGCTTGCCGTTCTCTGCAGCGCGCCGAAGCGCGCTTATAACAGGCGAATCCTTGCCAACGCGGTAGAGCGTCTGCTTAATGGCCAGAACGTCCGGGTCGTCGGCAGCGGCGTTTATAAAGTCCATCACAACGGCGAATGAATCGTATGGATGATGAAGAAGCGCATCGCCTTCCTTTATGGTAGTGAAAATGTCTTTGCCGGAAGCAAAGCGCTGCGGGATTCTGGGATTAAACGGCTCATCCTTGAAGGAGGCCTCGACAGGAAGGTCGTATAACGCCATCAGGTCGCAGACGTTTATCGGGCCGTCTATGTAATAAACAAACCTCTCGTGCAAGGCAAGGTTCTGGCAAAGAAGCTTTACGGCCTTTTTCGGCGCTCCTGCCTCTATCTCCACCCTCACTGCAATCTGCTGCGTTCTGTCGTGAAGCTCGGAGTGCACGGAGGCGGCAAGGTCCATGACCTCCTCTTCGTGAAGGTCGTAGTCCTGGTTTCTCGTGAGACGAAAGGCCAGCGTATCGGTTATCTCCATGCCCGGAAATAGCCGCTTTATGTTCTTTTTGACGAGATCCTCGAGGAGCACGA contains the following coding sequences:
- a CDS encoding CHAD domain-containing protein, yielding MIRQARQTQSEVSGKAAKVVPFAPVLNVATSDRVDSAAKKVLVFHMDRLASEIDGIKKDTDVECVHRGRVAVRRMRSALSLFGPMLGVKRAEVISRDLKWIGALLGRVRDIDVFLLKLPRYAKLKRFAGEEEMFLVKRLMAYRSFPLKALSDALGSARYKRMERRLRALTDTIEPKRPSSSVAVKKISDAVPSMMEGMFESVVEKGSEAFKKQRMKDFHKLRIEAKRLRYGLEAISPAYGRALDPFIKRLVEMQDCLGDMQDTVFTRGFIDDILDGKILKGLRPGTGFVLGEIYMLQREIASDCRRDFSGIWRRFASKRTLRDLKKGLRVKPVTSGATQRTTGEETA
- a CDS encoding HD domain-containing protein → MPEGKEDEALKFAVKTQHDLDPDPAHSTQVSILALNLFDRLKAAHRLGKKEKRLLELAAILHDTGWSNKDAALGGHHKASASIIRSLDIPGLREDDRILCSLIARYHTKALPDKERHKKFAKLSKKDRNRVEWLAAILRVADAFDCRHLGNVKGFKCAVGGAVAVISVKASGSDYGAEVGKAVLKHALLVKKLGKAIEYR
- the ppk1 gene encoding polyphosphate kinase 1, with translation MAQDKQVVSITSKAEEQAAAALSKETDLQSPALYINRELAWLEFNRRVLEEAEDTLTPALEKLKFSSIFSSNLDEFFMVRVGGLMRVVNAGLKNLDPSGRTPEQEIEEIAEKVRLLVKEQYESLKKPVLSELRGANIYLDRIDDLGASERERLNEYFEELVFPVLTPLAVDAGHPFPFLGNLKLNIMVVFKEPNVEKGARAYAFVEVPSVLPRLIPVKGEGKKDRRFVLLEDLVKKNIKRLFPGMEITDTLAFRLTRNQDYDLHEEEVMDLAASVHSELHDRTQQIAVRVEIEAGAPKKAVKLLCQNLALHERFVYYIDGPINVCDLMALYDLPVEASFKDEPFNPRIPQRFASGKDIFTTIKEGDALLHHPYDSFAVVMDFINAAADDPDVLAIKQTLYRVGKDSPVISALRRAAENGKHVTAVVELKARFDEEHNIDRAVQMQESGVNAVFGFVKWKTHCKATLVVRREGKHLKRYVHVSTGNYNAVTAKLYTDIGLFTCDKDFGNDVSALFNVLTGFNSWTGGEMFTKEKVTAMFSKFSISPVTTRDTMHRLIEREIETAKAKKQGRIIAKMNALVDPETITKLYEASKAGVRIDLLVRGICCLRPGIPGISENIRVTSILDRFLEHSRLYYFHNGGNPEIYSGSADWMPRNFSKRVEILYPILNNDLKSRIMDEILLTYLKDNVKARIMQSDGSYTRKKPKDDDKTVRSQAELIAIARKGGVKSAPYEEIVKKIGKKAKRKL